The Flavobacterium sp. HJ-32-4 genome contains a region encoding:
- a CDS encoding acyl-CoA-binding protein, whose translation MDDKELETRFRDAVDVAYNLPEGSLAPDVQLRLYAFYKQATHGAPDYRPASESNLRTAFKANAWLQISYLSPEDAMRQYIEMVDEIIKNREE comes from the coding sequence ATGGACGATAAGGAACTGGAAACGCGCTTCAGGGACGCGGTTGACGTCGCCTACAACCTGCCGGAAGGGTCACTGGCACCCGACGTGCAGTTGCGGTTGTATGCGTTTTACAAGCAGGCTACGCACGGGGCACCCGATTACCGGCCTGCTTCCGAATCAAACCTGCGAACCGCTTTCAAAGCGAATGCCTGGCTGCAAATCAGCTATTTGTCTCCAGAAGACGCCATGCGACAGTATATTGAAATGGTCGATGAAATCATCAAGAATCGAGAAGAATGA